CGCGCAGGGAAGGGCCTGGTAGACCCGGATCGAGGCGAACCCGGGTGCGGCTGGCTCGGCAAGGCGGGCGAAGCGGCCGACGGCCCGCGGATCGCGGGGGTTGTCGGTGTCCGTGCAGGCGACGGCGGCGAACCAGGTGTTGAACGCGCGCTGCGGCTCGTCGGCTCTTCCGGTGACAGCGACGGTGGTCGCGACCGGGTGCTGGGTGGCGAGGTGCAGTCGCTGCAGGAACCCCGTGATTCCCTCCGCGTCGCCGGAGTAGAGCGCGCTCAGCACGCGCTGGACCAGCTCCTGGTAGGTGACCTTCTCCTGTTCGCCCGGCGAACCGGTGAGGGCGATCGGTCCCCGGCGGAGCGTGGCCAGCAGATCGTCGTACTTGCGCTGCAAGCTCTGTTCCGTCGCACCGGGTTCGGTGAACTCGCACCGCGTGTCGGCGGCGCAGGCCCGCAGCAGGCTCCGCAGCGCGGTTTGCGCGCCCAGGTACGCGCCCGTCCGGTAGGTGAACGGTTCGTCGCGCTCGCCCGGCCGGGTGCCGGTGGTCCACTCCTCCGGTTGGATCACCCCGTCGAGCACCAGAGCCCGTACCCGCTGGGGGAACAGGTTGGCGTAGACCTCGCCCAGGTGCGTGCCGTAGGAGGTGCCCACGTAGGTCAGCTGCCGGTCGCCGACGGCGCGGCGCACCAGGTCCAGGTCCCGCGCCACGTTGGCGGTGGACATGTGGCCCAGCAGCGGCCCGGCGTGTTGCGCGCAGCGCGCGGTGACCGCGCCGACCTGCTGGATCGCCGCGGTTTCCTCGGCGTCGGTGACCGGGAGGCCCGGGCCGAGCTTCGCGTCGTCGGACGGATCGTCGGAGCAGGTCACCGGCTCGGAGGCGCCCGTGCCACGCGGGTCGAACCCGACGATGTCGAAGCGGGCGGCCACCGCGGGCGACAGCCGGGGCGGGATGCGGCCGCCGCTGCCGGGACCGCCGGGGTTGGTGAACACGGTACCGATCTTGTGCCGGGGGTCGGTGGCGAGCCGTTTCGTCAGCGCGATCGAGATCCGCGGCCCCCGAGGGTCCCGATAGGACAGCGGCACCCGAGCCGTCGCGCACTCCGAACCCGGCGGGCCGTCGTCGATCGGGCAAGGCGCCCAGTTCAGCACGGGTACGCCGGCGTCGTCGGAGTTCGGCGCCGCCTCCACCACGGCGGGCATCCCCACGATCAACCCCGCGGCGGCGACCATCGCCTGGGCACCACGCCGGACGGCGCTGGGTCTTGCTCCCATTCGCGAATCCTCCTTGTGCGGTTCCGCCCGGTGTTCGGCCGGATCCGCGAGGACTGTAAAAGGGCGATCGGGGAGCCGGGAACGACCGAGCGGCCCGGAAAACCAGCCGTTCGGCCGATGGTCATCGCCGCGGTGCACCGCCCGCGACCGCCCCGGCAGCCTCCCGGGAATCGCCGGACACCGCCGGGCACCCGCCGTTCCGCGGTCGGCGGACGGCTGCCGCTCCTGGCGGTGCTGGGCTCGTTCCAGGACGGTCCCGTCGACCGGCTGCGCGCGGTCAGGCATTGCAGCGGGTGCAGCTCACCGCCACGCTGACCGGGCTGGGCATGGCCGTCCGGTCCGCGCCGGTCGTGCTGGCCGCTACGGGTCGCGAGCTGCGAGAACTGGCCGGCGGTGCGATCTGGCCA
This genomic window from Amycolatopsis mongoliensis contains:
- a CDS encoding alpha/beta hydrolase, yielding MGARPSAVRRGAQAMVAAAGLIVGMPAVVEAAPNSDDAGVPVLNWAPCPIDDGPPGSECATARVPLSYRDPRGPRISIALTKRLATDPRHKIGTVFTNPGGPGSGGRIPPRLSPAVAARFDIVGFDPRGTGASEPVTCSDDPSDDAKLGPGLPVTDAEETAAIQQVGAVTARCAQHAGPLLGHMSTANVARDLDLVRRAVGDRQLTYVGTSYGTHLGEVYANLFPQRVRALVLDGVIQPEEWTTGTRPGERDEPFTYRTGAYLGAQTALRSLLRACAADTRCEFTEPGATEQSLQRKYDDLLATLRRGPIALTGSPGEQEKVTYQELVQRVLSALYSGDAEGITGFLQRLHLATQHPVATTVAVTGRADEPQRAFNTWFAAVACTDTDNPRDPRAVGRFARLAEPAAPGFASIRVYQALPCATWPATDPDRYTGPWNRPTANPVLLIGDRLGDPATPYEDAVATSHLLGNARLLTADQFGHGVVYDGRNKCIDSRVDDYLIGRTLPPEGTVCAADRGPFDPANGSR